From one Rhizobium rosettiformans genomic stretch:
- a CDS encoding GntR family transcriptional regulator, protein MTADNERAPKQQTAKALLGLRDLILTGEIEPGERLSEVALAERLSVSRTPLRAALQRLEQEGLVALIPSGGYAVRSFSRQEVIDAIELRGVLEGTAARLAAERGATPARMKAIRDVVAQLDEVLLVDASAMDFERYEALNGKFHRLLWDLAGSEVLRREIERMTSLPFASPNAFVNTESEAPAFYRTLVVAQAQHKAIVSAIELREGARAEALAREHARLARQNLDFVLEEQPDLRRKVLALALMAG, encoded by the coding sequence ATGACGGCTGATAACGAACGCGCGCCGAAGCAGCAGACAGCCAAGGCGCTGCTCGGTCTGCGTGACCTCATCCTGACGGGTGAGATCGAGCCGGGCGAGCGGCTGTCGGAAGTCGCTCTCGCCGAGCGTCTTTCGGTATCGCGCACACCGCTTCGGGCCGCCTTGCAGCGGCTCGAACAAGAGGGCCTGGTCGCGCTCATCCCGTCCGGCGGTTACGCCGTGCGTTCGTTCAGCCGGCAGGAGGTGATCGATGCCATCGAGTTGCGGGGTGTGCTGGAAGGCACCGCCGCGCGGCTTGCTGCCGAACGCGGTGCGACACCGGCCCGGATGAAGGCCATTCGCGACGTGGTCGCGCAACTCGATGAGGTGCTGCTGGTCGATGCGTCTGCTATGGATTTCGAGCGCTACGAGGCTCTGAACGGCAAGTTCCATCGCCTGCTCTGGGATCTCGCGGGGAGCGAGGTTCTGCGTCGCGAGATCGAGCGAATGACGAGCCTGCCCTTTGCCAGCCCGAATGCCTTCGTCAACACGGAGTCCGAGGCGCCGGCCTTTTACAGGACGCTCGTCGTCGCACAGGCGCAGCACAAGGCAATCGTATCGGCCATCGAATTGCGGGAGGGCGCGCGCGCCGAGGCGCTGGCGCGGGAGCATGCCCGGCTTGCCCGTCAAAACCTCGACTTCGTGCTGGAGGAGCAGCCCGATCTGCGCCGCAAGGTTCTGGCGCTTGCCCTGATGGCGGGCTGA
- a CDS encoding aromatic ring-hydroxylating dioxygenase subunit alpha, with translation MSKPTFPLNAWYAAAYDVELKRQLLPRTICNKPVVLYRKENGTPVALADACWHRLVPLSLGRLEGDNVICGYHGLEFDETGRCVYMPSQDTINPSACVKSYPIAEKHRFIWIWPGDPALADPALIPDMHWNQDPDWAADGKLIEVKCDYRLVVDNLMDLTHETFVHGSSIGNRAVAEAPFEASHSDRFAYITRWMEDIDPPPFWRKQFGRPGKVDRWQIIRFEAPCTVTIDVGVAEAGTGAKQGDRSKGVNGYVLNTITPSTDKTCLYFWAFARNYDLGNQARTHELREGVAGVFREDEEVLEAQQRAIDANPDHQFYNLNIDAGSMWARKLIDRMIDAETKPQAGPHAVAAE, from the coding sequence ATGTCCAAACCCACGTTTCCGCTGAATGCCTGGTATGCTGCGGCCTATGACGTCGAATTGAAGCGTCAGCTTTTGCCGCGGACGATCTGCAACAAGCCGGTTGTCCTGTACCGCAAGGAAAATGGCACGCCTGTCGCGCTCGCCGATGCCTGTTGGCACAGGCTTGTGCCGCTGTCGCTCGGACGGTTGGAAGGCGACAATGTCATCTGTGGCTATCATGGTCTCGAATTCGACGAGACGGGGCGCTGTGTATACATGCCGTCTCAAGACACGATCAATCCGTCGGCCTGCGTGAAGTCCTATCCGATCGCCGAGAAGCATCGCTTCATCTGGATCTGGCCGGGCGATCCGGCGCTGGCCGATCCCGCACTCATCCCCGACATGCACTGGAACCAGGATCCCGACTGGGCCGCCGATGGCAAGCTCATCGAGGTGAAGTGCGATTATCGTCTGGTCGTCGACAATCTGATGGATCTCACCCACGAGACCTTCGTGCACGGCTCCTCGATCGGCAATCGCGCCGTCGCCGAGGCGCCGTTTGAAGCGAGCCATTCGGATCGTTTCGCTTACATAACTCGCTGGATGGAAGACATCGACCCGCCGCCCTTCTGGCGCAAGCAGTTTGGTCGTCCGGGCAAGGTCGATCGCTGGCAGATCATCCGCTTCGAAGCACCTTGCACTGTCACCATCGACGTCGGCGTGGCCGAAGCGGGTACGGGTGCCAAGCAGGGCGATCGTTCCAAGGGTGTTAACGGCTATGTTCTGAACACGATCACGCCGTCAACGGACAAGACCTGTCTCTACTTCTGGGCCTTTGCGCGCAATTACGACCTCGGCAATCAGGCGCGCACACATGAGCTGCGCGAGGGCGTCGCCGGTGTCTTCCGTGAGGACGAAGAGGTGCTCGAAGCCCAGCAGCGGGCGATCGATGCCAATCCCGATCACCAGTTCTACAACCTCAACATCGATGCCGGATCGATGTGGGCGCGCAAGCTGATCGACCGGATGATCGATGCCGAGACGAAGCCGCAGGCCGGGCCTCATGCGGTCGCTGCGGAGTGA
- a CDS encoding ArsR/SmtB family transcription factor yields MSSRFLMITPEDGKDVLKSLAAPARLAILELLHARGPLNVNEIAEVLELPQSTTSTHLNQMEDAGLIRTEVQKARKGSQKICHAVHDEIVLTFTRPNEATDEAIEVSMPVGLYSGYDIYAPCGMCGPDAIIGYLDSPDTFLSPDRMKAGLLWFTRGYVDYQFPNNARIKGAPIRELELLMELSSEVPGTSENWPSDITISINGKAVAIWTSPGDFGDRRGKFTPDWWKLRGSQYGVLKSFRVTDNGTFIDGMRVSETTLGDLELLDHRSIRVRIEVPETAEHPGGINIFGRGFGNYDQDIVLRIKT; encoded by the coding sequence TTGAGCAGCCGCTTTCTCATGATCACGCCGGAAGACGGCAAGGATGTCCTTAAGAGTCTCGCCGCGCCGGCACGGTTGGCGATCCTGGAACTGCTTCACGCCAGAGGCCCCCTCAACGTCAACGAGATTGCCGAAGTGCTGGAACTGCCGCAATCGACCACATCCACACATCTTAACCAGATGGAAGACGCGGGCCTCATCCGCACCGAGGTTCAGAAGGCACGCAAGGGCAGCCAGAAGATCTGCCATGCCGTTCACGACGAGATCGTCCTGACGTTCACGCGCCCGAATGAAGCTACAGACGAGGCAATCGAGGTCTCCATGCCGGTCGGCCTCTACAGCGGTTACGACATCTACGCCCCCTGCGGCATGTGCGGTCCAGACGCGATCATTGGTTATCTTGATAGCCCCGATACCTTCCTCTCTCCGGACCGGATGAAAGCCGGGCTGCTCTGGTTCACAAGGGGCTATGTCGACTATCAGTTTCCCAACAACGCCAGGATCAAGGGCGCACCCATCCGGGAACTCGAGCTGCTCATGGAGCTCTCCTCGGAAGTGCCTGGCACCTCCGAAAACTGGCCGTCCGACATCACCATCTCGATCAATGGCAAGGCGGTCGCGATCTGGACCTCGCCCGGCGATTTCGGCGATCGGCGGGGCAAGTTCACGCCGGATTGGTGGAAGCTGCGCGGCAGCCAATATGGCGTTTTGAAAAGCTTCCGGGTGACGGACAACGGCACCTTCATCGATGGCATGCGGGTCTCCGAGACGACACTCGGCGACCTCGAATTGCTCGACCACCGCTCGATCCGCGTTCGTATCGAAGTGCCAGAAACGGCTGAACATCCCGGCGGAATCAATATCTTCGGCCGCGGGTTCGGCAATTACGACCAGGACATCGTCCTGCGCATCAAGACCTGA
- a CDS encoding alpha-N-arabinofuranosidase, whose amino-acid sequence MRAVGTVHRDYKISTIDPRLYGSFVEHLGRAVYTGIYEPDHPTADENGMRQDVIDLVRELDVPVVRYPGGNFVSAYNWEDGIGPKEERPVRLDLAWHTSESNQVGIHEFADWAKAANTEMMLAVNLGSRGLDEARAFLEYVNHPGGSYWSDLRRKNGREEPWNVKLWCLGNEMDGPWQIGQKTAEEYGRVAFETAKAMRAFDKSIELVVCGSSSPKMPTYPAWEATVLDYTYDSVDYISLHMYFENHAGDTAAYLAQNARLDDYIETIASVIKVTKAKKRSKKDVYISFDEWNVWYHSNEADRKVLEGRDGWPHAPELLEDIYNFEDVLQVGCILNTFIRRADVVKVGCLAQLVNVIAPIMTVPGGPAWRQTTYYPYLFASRYGRGTSYQLSIDCPTYATDFAEAVPYLDVSAVESDTDGALTLFIVNRHETDAIALDVALEGFGDRKVIMDKVIAGHALKAVNGPEQQPVAPVDGSGVTIKSGRLTGEIAPLSYRMIRLGQ is encoded by the coding sequence ATGCGGGCTGTCGGCACCGTTCACCGCGATTACAAGATCAGCACGATCGATCCACGCCTGTATGGCTCCTTCGTTGAGCATCTCGGTCGCGCGGTCTACACCGGCATCTATGAGCCCGATCATCCGACCGCCGACGAAAACGGTATGCGTCAGGACGTGATCGATCTGGTGCGTGAGCTGGATGTGCCCGTCGTACGCTATCCCGGCGGCAACTTCGTCTCGGCCTACAACTGGGAAGACGGCATCGGACCGAAGGAAGAACGCCCTGTTCGCCTCGACCTCGCCTGGCACACCTCGGAATCCAACCAGGTTGGCATTCACGAATTTGCCGACTGGGCCAAGGCCGCCAATACCGAGATGATGCTTGCCGTCAATCTCGGATCTCGCGGGCTGGATGAAGCCCGCGCCTTCCTCGAATATGTGAACCACCCCGGCGGCAGCTACTGGTCGGATCTGCGCCGCAAGAACGGTCGCGAAGAGCCATGGAACGTCAAGCTGTGGTGCCTCGGCAACGAGATGGATGGTCCCTGGCAGATCGGTCAGAAGACCGCCGAGGAATATGGTCGGGTCGCCTTCGAGACCGCCAAGGCCATGCGCGCTTTCGACAAGTCGATCGAGCTCGTCGTCTGCGGCTCCTCTTCCCCGAAGATGCCGACCTATCCGGCCTGGGAAGCGACTGTCCTCGACTACACCTATGACAGCGTCGACTACATCAGCCTGCACATGTATTTCGAGAACCATGCCGGCGACACCGCCGCCTATCTGGCGCAGAACGCCCGCCTCGACGACTACATCGAGACCATCGCTTCCGTGATCAAGGTGACCAAGGCCAAGAAGCGCTCGAAGAAGGATGTCTATATCAGCTTCGACGAGTGGAACGTTTGGTATCATTCCAACGAGGCTGACCGGAAGGTTCTTGAGGGCCGTGATGGCTGGCCGCATGCACCGGAACTCTTGGAAGACATCTACAATTTCGAGGACGTGCTGCAGGTCGGCTGCATCCTCAACACCTTCATTCGCCGCGCAGACGTGGTGAAGGTCGGCTGCCTCGCGCAGCTGGTCAACGTCATCGCCCCGATCATGACCGTGCCCGGTGGCCCTGCCTGGCGCCAGACGACCTACTACCCCTACCTGTTTGCCTCGCGCTACGGCCGCGGCACCTCCTACCAGCTGTCGATCGACTGCCCGACATACGCAACCGACTTTGCCGAGGCCGTTCCCTATCTCGACGTCTCGGCTGTCGAAAGCGACACCGACGGCGCGCTGACCCTCTTCATCGTCAACCGCCACGAGACCGACGCCATCGCTCTCGATGTCGCGCTCGAAGGCTTCGGCGACCGGAAGGTGATCATGGACAAGGTGATCGCAGGCCACGCGCTGAAGGCGGTGAACGGTCCGGAGCAGCAACCCGTTGCGCCTGTGGACGGCAGCGGGGTCACCATTAAAAGCGGACGCCTCACGGGAGAGATCGCGCCGCTCAGCTACCGGATGATCCGGCTGGGCCAGTAA
- a CDS encoding ABC transporter ATP-binding protein: protein MSASIEIDNVTKRYGALTVLEDISLSIEAGEFVVFLGPSGCGKSTLLRMIAGLEDVTGGTISVAGQRVDTLPPGKRGVAMVFQSYALYPHMTVKQNMSFGLENIGMSKGEIESRVLAAAETLEIGHLLDRKPQKLSGGQRQRVAIGRAIVKEPKAFLFDEPLSNLDAALRGRTRLELAQLHHRLGSTMIFVTHDQVEAMTLADRIVIMNARKIEQIGTPMDVYQRPASKFVASFIGSPAMNFLPVTAWQKSATGLAVSTAGLGTVETGFHMPLGTSSEGATLGIRAEDIRVVTDGTAGEPLTAEVVERLGDRTLVYGVLDDGSKLVVEADGRSLIKAGDRVMVSADPNAFHLFGADGGAYRREGE from the coding sequence ATGTCGGCTTCGATTGAAATTGACAACGTCACCAAGCGCTACGGCGCACTGACCGTGCTTGAGGACATTTCGCTGTCCATCGAGGCCGGTGAATTCGTGGTCTTCCTGGGCCCTTCGGGTTGCGGCAAGTCGACCCTGCTCCGCATGATCGCGGGCCTGGAAGACGTCACAGGCGGCACCATCTCGGTGGCTGGCCAGCGCGTCGACACCCTGCCGCCAGGCAAACGCGGGGTCGCCATGGTCTTCCAGTCTTATGCGCTCTACCCGCATATGACCGTGAAGCAGAACATGTCCTTCGGGCTCGAGAACATCGGCATGTCCAAGGGCGAGATCGAAAGCCGCGTGCTCGCCGCCGCCGAGACGCTCGAAATCGGCCACCTGCTCGACCGAAAGCCGCAGAAGCTCTCAGGTGGCCAACGCCAGCGCGTCGCCATCGGCCGCGCCATCGTCAAGGAACCCAAGGCCTTCCTGTTCGACGAGCCATTGTCGAACCTCGACGCTGCCTTGCGTGGCCGCACACGTCTCGAGCTTGCGCAACTGCACCACCGCCTGGGCTCGACGATGATCTTCGTGACCCACGACCAGGTTGAAGCAATGACGCTTGCCGACCGGATCGTCATCATGAATGCGCGCAAGATCGAGCAGATCGGCACGCCGATGGATGTCTATCAGCGTCCGGCAAGCAAGTTCGTCGCAAGTTTCATCGGCTCTCCGGCCATGAACTTCCTGCCCGTTACCGCCTGGCAGAAGAGCGCGACGGGCCTTGCCGTGAGCACGGCAGGCCTTGGAACGGTGGAAACAGGCTTCCACATGCCCCTTGGCACCAGTTCAGAGGGCGCAACGCTCGGCATCCGTGCCGAGGATATCCGCGTGGTGACCGACGGGACCGCCGGTGAACCGCTGACGGCCGAGGTGGTCGAGCGTCTTGGCGATCGAACCCTCGTCTATGGCGTGCTCGACGACGGCAGCAAGCTTGTCGTGGAAGCAGATGGCCGCTCCCTGATCAAGGCCGGAGACCGGGTGATGGTCTCGGCCGATCCGAATGCCTTCCACCTCTTCGGCGCCGACGGCGGCGCTTATCGCCGGGAGGGGGAGTGA
- a CDS encoding carbohydrate ABC transporter permease, translating into MAESYRRSQWSHGLFILPYLLVFLALLVFPLFWGMWLSLHKVDLFGPGRFVGLTNYFRVAGDAVFLQALRNTIVFVLVSVPTLVALGLFLALALNRTTRTTSFFRGLFFSSSVLSVTIVTLIWRFVFIPGDGLLSVLFTEAGIDQINFISTRGWSLFAVGVATVWWCVGLPMMLFLAALQQVPKDLYEAAALDNAGPWRVLTRITLPSIARTIMLVTIIQIVFQFQLFGQAQLMTNGGPNGSSRPLVMYIYEVGFVRWDVGRAAAASQYLFLIILVAAMAQYIVSSRKTEDGA; encoded by the coding sequence ATGGCCGAAAGCTATCGCCGCAGCCAGTGGAGCCATGGGCTCTTCATCCTGCCTTATCTGCTGGTCTTCCTCGCCCTTCTCGTGTTTCCCCTTTTCTGGGGCATGTGGCTCAGCCTGCACAAGGTGGACCTCTTCGGTCCGGGTCGCTTCGTCGGCCTGACCAATTACTTCCGGGTCGCCGGCGACGCCGTTTTCCTGCAGGCCCTGCGCAATACCATCGTCTTCGTGCTGGTCAGCGTGCCGACACTCGTGGCGCTCGGCCTATTTCTGGCGCTCGCGCTCAACAGGACGACGCGCACCACCAGTTTCTTCCGAGGCCTCTTCTTCTCCTCCTCGGTGCTATCGGTCACGATCGTGACCCTGATCTGGCGCTTCGTCTTCATCCCCGGAGATGGCTTGCTGTCCGTACTCTTCACGGAGGCGGGCATCGACCAGATCAACTTCATCTCGACCAGGGGCTGGTCGCTGTTCGCCGTCGGTGTCGCGACCGTCTGGTGGTGCGTCGGCCTGCCGATGATGCTTTTTCTGGCAGCACTGCAGCAGGTCCCGAAGGATCTCTATGAAGCAGCTGCCCTCGACAATGCCGGACCCTGGCGGGTCCTGACACGGATCACCCTGCCGTCGATAGCACGCACCATCATGCTGGTCACAATCATCCAGATCGTCTTCCAGTTCCAGCTTTTCGGACAGGCGCAGCTGATGACGAATGGCGGCCCGAACGGATCCTCGCGTCCGCTGGTCATGTACATCTACGAGGTCGGCTTCGTCCGCTGGGATGTCGGTCGTGCGGCGGCAGCGTCGCAATACCTCTTCCTGATCATCCTCGTGGCCGCGATGGCGCAATACATCGTGTCCTCGCGCAAGACGGAGGACGGCGCATGA
- a CDS encoding carbohydrate ABC transporter permease has product MTARDDTYKPEVLTTYRPLLWGAALLSVVMMAPVAWLIGLSIKSNQELMVGTDSVFRAPYTIANYLNIWHSSQVFGWFFNSLVVASGQTLLVLVLSSLAGYGFARLEFPFRRTLFIIVLFGLAVPEQAVIIARHQMFNWFGLHNTYLGLMLPGLSGAFGVFLMTQFFRAIPKEIDEAALLDNASQWRIFWKVMLPQTLPAQATLGIFTFLGGWNDYWWPLISATKKEMYTLTVGLASSQSNFAQSEGLGFLAAQAVFASVPALIVYIIFQKHIVTAVSGGAVK; this is encoded by the coding sequence ATGACCGCCCGAGACGACACCTACAAGCCGGAAGTGCTGACTACCTACCGGCCGTTGCTTTGGGGCGCAGCCCTCCTCTCGGTCGTCATGATGGCGCCGGTGGCCTGGCTGATCGGCCTCTCGATCAAGAGCAACCAGGAACTGATGGTCGGCACGGACTCGGTTTTCCGTGCGCCCTACACGATCGCCAACTACCTGAACATCTGGCATTCATCCCAGGTCTTCGGCTGGTTCTTCAACAGCCTTGTCGTGGCCAGCGGTCAGACCCTGCTGGTTCTGGTGCTGTCATCGCTTGCCGGCTACGGATTTGCGCGGCTGGAATTCCCCTTCCGCCGGACGCTGTTCATCATCGTCCTTTTCGGTCTCGCTGTACCCGAACAAGCGGTCATCATCGCCCGCCATCAGATGTTCAACTGGTTCGGCCTGCACAACACCTATCTCGGCCTGATGCTGCCGGGCCTGTCCGGCGCCTTCGGTGTCTTCCTGATGACGCAGTTCTTCCGGGCGATCCCCAAGGAGATCGACGAGGCGGCCTTGCTCGACAATGCCTCGCAATGGCGGATCTTCTGGAAGGTCATGCTGCCGCAGACCCTGCCTGCACAGGCAACGCTCGGCATCTTCACCTTCCTCGGCGGCTGGAACGACTATTGGTGGCCCCTGATCTCCGCGACCAAGAAGGAAATGTACACCCTGACGGTCGGGCTTGCTTCGTCGCAATCCAATTTTGCCCAGAGCGAGGGCTTGGGCTTTCTCGCGGCCCAGGCAGTCTTCGCCAGCGTCCCGGCGCTGATCGTCTACATCATCTTCCAGAAACACATCGTGACGGCCGTTTCCGGCGGTGCGGTGAAGTGA
- a CDS encoding extracellular solute-binding protein, translating to MKQFLMTTVAIAALGYGASAQAQTKIELQRFFGACEAEYGNVTDVSAAVGECGIITALVNKFEADNPDIDVNVTTVEWPGYDQLNAQLASGAAPDVVSMHYSAISDYQSRGLIEPIDEVLAAQGVSPENFTDAGRNGVTKDGQLFGLPFDNWTMLFHVNLNLMKEAGLVNADGTPMLPTSAEELISQGKQFTEKTGKPYLIQIMANETASYARILYTLLQQQNSDFFSDPTAIKLNTPEAKAAVELMKATKDEGISTTGLDYAAAVSGFANGAGGIAVNGTWLIGDYVAQSEKEGTALSNGYTVYPVPQLFPAQDSTYADGHSWVMPKKDRTPEQVDAIGKLFKFLSDNDFQWARTGHLPASKAVFDMDEFKSLPHRENIAKIADTGRSLPAEVQRQFPIQDIIGEEIGAAVNGDNSVDEALASAESRVNELLGDL from the coding sequence ATGAAACAGTTTCTGATGACCACCGTTGCGATCGCCGCGCTGGGCTACGGCGCCTCCGCGCAGGCACAGACAAAGATTGAGCTGCAACGCTTCTTCGGCGCCTGCGAGGCGGAATACGGCAACGTAACCGACGTATCGGCCGCTGTCGGCGAATGCGGCATCATCACAGCGCTCGTCAACAAGTTCGAAGCCGACAATCCGGATATCGACGTCAACGTCACGACGGTCGAATGGCCGGGCTACGACCAGCTGAACGCACAGCTCGCGTCCGGTGCAGCACCCGACGTCGTCTCCATGCATTACTCGGCAATCTCCGACTACCAGAGCCGCGGCCTCATCGAGCCGATCGACGAAGTGCTGGCCGCTCAGGGCGTGTCGCCGGAGAACTTCACCGATGCCGGCCGCAACGGCGTCACCAAGGACGGCCAGCTGTTCGGGCTGCCCTTCGACAACTGGACCATGCTCTTCCACGTCAACCTGAACCTGATGAAGGAAGCAGGCCTCGTCAATGCAGACGGCACCCCGATGCTGCCGACATCGGCGGAAGAACTGATCTCGCAGGGCAAGCAGTTCACCGAGAAAACCGGCAAGCCCTATCTCATCCAGATCATGGCCAACGAGACGGCGTCCTATGCCCGCATTCTCTACACCCTGCTGCAGCAGCAGAACTCCGACTTCTTCTCCGATCCGACTGCCATCAAGCTGAACACACCGGAAGCCAAGGCCGCCGTCGAGCTGATGAAGGCGACCAAGGATGAAGGCATCTCAACCACCGGCCTCGACTATGCAGCCGCCGTCTCCGGCTTCGCCAACGGGGCGGGCGGGATTGCCGTTAACGGCACCTGGCTGATCGGCGATTATGTTGCCCAGTCCGAAAAGGAAGGCACGGCGCTCTCGAATGGCTACACGGTCTATCCCGTTCCGCAGCTCTTCCCGGCACAGGACAGCACCTATGCAGACGGCCACAGCTGGGTGATGCCGAAAAAGGACCGCACACCAGAGCAGGTGGATGCGATCGGCAAGCTCTTCAAGTTCCTGTCTGACAACGACTTCCAGTGGGCCCGCACCGGCCACCTGCCGGCTTCCAAGGCAGTCTTCGATATGGACGAGTTCAAGTCCCTGCCGCATCGCGAAAACATCGCGAAGATCGCCGACACCGGCCGCTCGCTGCCGGCCGAAGTCCAGCGCCAGTTCCCGATCCAGGACATCATCGGTGAGGAAATCGGTGCTGCCGTGAATGGCGACAATTCGGTCGACGAAGCGCTCGCTTCGGCAGAAAGCCGCGTAAACGAACTGCTCGGCGACCTCTGA
- a CDS encoding FAD-dependent oxidoreductase, whose translation MDEDAGIHAAILLLGGGHAHVEVIRRLGQSGLGTRMTLVSPGRYAPYSGMLPGYIAGVYSFDDFHIDLAALCLHFGVTFLETSATHIDPDERIVRLAEGGSVGYRYLSVDIGSTPSLPLGISAGISVKPISSFTDRLGRLDALIAAGERVRLAVVGQGVAGVEIAFALKQRFAGRDVQIALIGRSAGLVPERSVRARRLLEKELAAMGIAHHPIFDVVDFREGELVARDGRRLVADEVIWTTSSGSQEFLRETGLLLDAGGFIRVDENLRSLSHPDIFAAGDVASLADPRPKAGVFAVRQGPVLADNIHRSLKGEALQAYRPQRFWLVLISLPNGRAIADKWELALVGRWVARWKDRIDRGFMQRYKRDM comes from the coding sequence ATGGATGAAGACGCCGGCATCCACGCGGCTATCCTGCTGCTCGGTGGTGGCCACGCGCATGTTGAAGTGATCCGGCGGCTGGGCCAATCGGGTCTCGGTACCAGAATGACGCTTGTCTCCCCCGGCCGGTATGCGCCCTATTCCGGCATGCTCCCGGGCTACATTGCCGGCGTCTACAGCTTTGACGACTTTCATATCGATCTGGCCGCATTGTGCTTGCACTTCGGTGTGACCTTTCTTGAAACATCTGCCACGCACATCGATCCCGATGAACGGATCGTGCGTCTCGCAGAGGGCGGCTCTGTTGGCTACCGCTACCTTTCCGTCGACATTGGATCCACGCCGTCGCTGCCGCTGGGTATATCAGCCGGCATTTCCGTCAAACCGATTTCAAGCTTCACCGATCGCCTCGGACGACTCGACGCTCTCATCGCTGCGGGCGAGCGCGTGAGGCTCGCAGTGGTGGGGCAGGGGGTGGCGGGGGTCGAGATCGCTTTCGCCCTGAAGCAGAGATTTGCCGGCCGGGATGTGCAGATCGCGCTGATCGGACGGTCTGCGGGGCTGGTGCCGGAGCGCAGCGTTCGAGCACGGCGCCTGCTGGAGAAGGAATTGGCAGCGATGGGGATCGCCCATCATCCGATTTTCGACGTGGTTGATTTCCGAGAGGGTGAGCTCGTCGCGCGGGATGGCCGGAGGCTTGTCGCCGACGAGGTCATCTGGACGACCTCGAGCGGTTCCCAAGAGTTTCTTCGAGAGACCGGGCTTCTGCTCGATGCCGGAGGCTTCATTCGGGTCGATGAAAACCTTCGCTCCCTGTCGCATCCGGATATCTTCGCCGCCGGCGACGTGGCATCTCTGGCTGACCCACGTCCCAAGGCGGGTGTCTTCGCGGTCCGTCAAGGCCCCGTCCTTGCGGACAACATCCATCGAAGTCTGAAGGGGGAGGCGCTTCAAGCCTATCGCCCGCAGCGGTTCTGGTTGGTGCTGATATCGCTGCCGAACGGCCGGGCGATTGCCGATAAGTGGGAGCTTGCCCTTGTGGGGCGCTGGGTTGCCCGCTGGAAGGACCGGATCGACCGAGGTTTCATGCAGCGCTACAAACGGGACATGTGA
- a CDS encoding ATP-binding cassette domain-containing protein: MVLPRQVDTGLCLSKIEIRLEDNLLIALDAEVPSGSVFTVMGPSGSGKSTLLSFIGGFLEPAFHAEGGVSIGGVDLLALAPEQRRAGILFQDPLLFPHMSVGANVAFAIPGAISDRKLRWRMAADILREMELSGFEDRDPATLSGGQKARVALARVLVSQPRLLLLDEPFSKLDMALRNQMRALVFDRARSAGLPVILVTHDEADAEAAGGPVHRLGDQENDHG, encoded by the coding sequence ATGGTGCTGCCAAGACAGGTCGACACAGGTCTTTGCCTCTCCAAGATCGAGATCCGCCTTGAAGACAATCTTCTGATTGCGCTCGATGCAGAGGTGCCTTCCGGCTCGGTCTTCACGGTGATGGGCCCTTCGGGCTCGGGGAAATCGACACTGCTTTCCTTCATCGGCGGTTTTCTCGAGCCTGCCTTTCATGCGGAGGGTGGCGTCTCCATTGGTGGTGTTGATCTCCTGGCTCTCGCGCCGGAGCAGCGACGGGCTGGCATTCTCTTCCAGGATCCGTTGCTCTTTCCACATATGTCCGTCGGCGCCAATGTTGCCTTCGCCATTCCGGGAGCAATTTCGGACCGGAAGCTCAGATGGCGGATGGCGGCTGATATCCTCCGCGAGATGGAGCTCTCAGGCTTTGAGGATCGCGATCCGGCGACGCTTTCGGGTGGTCAGAAGGCGCGCGTGGCGCTCGCCCGTGTCCTCGTCTCGCAGCCTCGCCTGCTGTTGCTCGACGAGCCCTTCTCGAAACTCGACATGGCGCTTCGCAACCAGATGCGCGCACTCGTCTTTGACCGCGCTCGCAGCGCCGGTCTGCCGGTCATTCTTGTCACGCATGACGAGGCCGATGCGGAGGCGGCGGGCGGGCCGGTGCATAGGCTTGGAGATCAGGAGAACGACCATGGATGA